A DNA window from Paraclostridium bifermentans contains the following coding sequences:
- the recJ gene encoding single-stranded-DNA-specific exonuclease RecJ encodes MFNKKWTLKYKGSIKEYDLGKKMKISPEIGQILKNRGVKDKEDAEIFINPSLDYLRDPFLMKDMKKAVDRIKDAIENNQNIWVYGDYDVDGVSSTSILCIYFDSIGYPVKYYIPNRLEEGYGINEDAIRVLKEQECDLIISVDCGITSVKEVELANELGIDIIITDHHEVQDKIPDAYAVINPKQKDCNYPFDMLCGCGVAFKIIQALTPEDEFKASMYNYLEIVTLATICDIVPLVDENRIIVKNGLRLMKDGKNIGLRELINVCGIETDKIGSSHIGFSIGPRINASGRLGYSYLGVELFTTKSKEEAMEIASLLEEKNNERQMIEAKMYQEAEGIILNDKSYNSDKVLVIAKEGWQHGVIGIVASKLTEKYYKPTILLTIEDGEATGSARSIKGFSIFDNLVNCSELLNKFGGHEQAAGLSMDSKKIETLRRKVNEIANYQLTEDDMVENISVEFELNEGSIDFNLIEELHSLEPFGMSNPSPRFIMRELEIRGIFRLGKDKNHLKLNLEKNNVYECIGFNMAYMSEQFEIGDKVDVLFQLDENNYMGNRKIQFLLKDIRMAYPKDIGKNLDSINLFRNIKPCLDSNNKISNYGKVNIDGCKHINVFDYINEKSLVIANSVNGFFKALSDISLTEYEFDINYNIIENINNKVQLIFFPYIDKIDLKRYNNIILYDYLYDIEEYSCLFEESDNECEIIKYYDKNDLIYINNIIRSIIPEREEFITLYKIMSKYKEIKINILDIKSKLNIAPIKLFAMLNVFKELDLINFHVEDENSTLTMEIMPKPSTKIDLASSKVLQGLNQLKDKYKQSY; translated from the coding sequence ATGTTTAACAAAAAATGGACACTTAAGTACAAAGGTAGCATAAAAGAATATGATTTAGGTAAAAAAATGAAGATTTCCCCGGAAATAGGGCAAATTTTAAAAAATAGAGGTGTTAAAGATAAAGAAGATGCTGAAATTTTTATAAATCCGTCATTAGATTACTTAAGAGACCCATTTTTAATGAAAGATATGAAAAAAGCTGTAGATAGAATAAAAGATGCTATAGAAAACAATCAAAATATATGGGTATATGGAGATTACGACGTTGATGGAGTATCATCTACATCTATATTATGTATATATTTCGACTCTATAGGATACCCAGTTAAATACTATATACCAAATAGATTAGAAGAAGGATATGGTATAAATGAAGATGCAATAAGAGTATTGAAGGAACAAGAGTGCGATTTAATAATAAGTGTAGATTGTGGAATAACATCTGTAAAAGAAGTTGAATTGGCGAATGAGTTGGGTATAGATATTATAATAACAGATCACCATGAGGTACAAGATAAAATACCAGATGCGTATGCAGTTATAAATCCTAAGCAAAAAGATTGTAACTATCCATTTGACATGTTATGTGGTTGTGGAGTAGCATTCAAAATTATACAAGCATTAACGCCTGAAGACGAGTTTAAAGCTTCTATGTACAACTACTTAGAAATAGTAACTTTAGCGACTATCTGTGATATAGTGCCTTTAGTAGATGAAAATAGAATAATTGTGAAAAATGGCTTAAGGCTTATGAAAGATGGGAAAAATATAGGTCTAAGAGAACTTATAAATGTTTGTGGAATTGAAACTGATAAAATAGGATCATCGCATATAGGATTTTCTATAGGTCCTAGAATTAATGCTTCTGGTAGATTAGGGTATTCATATTTAGGTGTTGAATTATTTACAACTAAATCAAAAGAAGAAGCTATGGAAATAGCTAGTCTCTTAGAAGAAAAGAATAATGAACGACAAATGATAGAAGCTAAAATGTATCAAGAAGCAGAAGGTATAATTTTAAATGACAAAAGCTATAATTCAGATAAAGTACTAGTAATAGCAAAAGAAGGATGGCAACATGGGGTTATAGGTATAGTTGCATCTAAATTGACAGAAAAGTATTATAAGCCAACAATACTTTTAACTATTGAAGATGGAGAAGCTACTGGGTCTGCTAGATCTATAAAAGGGTTCAGTATATTTGATAATTTAGTTAATTGTTCAGAATTACTAAATAAATTTGGTGGACATGAACAAGCAGCAGGACTATCCATGGATTCTAAAAAAATAGAAACCTTAAGAAGAAAAGTTAATGAAATTGCAAACTATCAGCTTACAGAAGATGATATGGTAGAAAATATATCTGTAGAGTTTGAATTAAATGAAGGTTCTATAGATTTTAATTTAATAGAAGAACTTCATAGTTTAGAGCCTTTTGGAATGAGTAATCCAAGTCCTAGATTTATAATGAGGGAATTAGAAATAAGAGGTATTTTTAGGCTAGGAAAAGATAAAAATCACTTAAAATTAAACTTAGAAAAAAATAACGTATATGAATGTATAGGATTTAACATGGCATATATGTCTGAGCAATTTGAGATAGGGGATAAAGTTGATGTATTATTCCAATTAGATGAAAATAACTACATGGGAAATAGAAAAATACAATTTTTACTAAAAGATATAAGAATGGCATATCCAAAGGATATTGGCAAAAACTTAGATAGTATAAATCTATTTAGAAATATTAAACCTTGTTTAGATTCAAATAATAAAATTTCAAATTATGGAAAAGTTAATATAGATGGATGCAAACATATAAATGTATTTGACTATATAAATGAAAAAAGTTTAGTAATTGCAAATTCAGTAAATGGATTTTTTAAAGCATTATCAGATATATCACTTACTGAATATGAATTTGACATAAATTACAATATTATAGAGAATATAAACAACAAAGTTCAACTTATATTCTTTCCTTATATTGATAAAATAGATTTAAAAAGATATAATAATATTATTCTTTATGATTATTTATATGATATTGAGGAATATTCATGTCTATTTGAAGAAAGTGACAATGAATGTGAAATTATAAAATATTATGATAAGAATGATTTAATATATATAAATAATATTATTAGAAGTATAATTCCAGAGAGAGAAGAATTTATAACTTTATATAAAATAATGTCTAAATATAAAGAAATAAAAATTAATATACTAGACATTAAATCTAAGTTAAACATAGCACCAATAAAATTATTTGCTATGTTAAATGTGTTTAAAGAATTAGATTTAATTAATTTTCATGTGGAAGATGAAAATAGTACTTTAACAATGGAAATTATGCCAAAACCAAGTACTAAGATTGATTTAGCTTCAAGTAAAGTACTACAAGGACTTAATCAACTTAAGGATAAATACAAGCAAAGCTATTAG
- a CDS encoding ABC1 kinase family protein produces the protein MKVSYRHLKRYKEIVHILLKYGFSIIVEKLNIEGVAYKIPITNPPAEIKNMTTGERLRKAFEELGPTYVKLGQILSTRKDLLDQSIISELVKLRDNVEVFDTEIAMSILKEEISTPIDKIFEEFNETPIAAASLGQVYEAKLISGENVIVKIQRPNVEQLIKSDIEILKSIASALTDIKKDLNIDVQGIVEDFETQILRELDYNFEAINAVKFQNMFSNINEVYIPKVFMDYTTQKVLVLEKIVGVKLSDVNKMKKLGWDTEKISEIGIRSLFKQIFEYGFFHADPHPGNIFVINENCIAYIDFGMIGIIDKKMLNTLNSITLAAVDRNIDRIIYLLMELDVISYDTNLTGLRQDLLYLMHYYYDVPIDKLSLGDILNEVFRFCRTYKAALPPQLVLLGKALITLEGTARELNPNFSITVAGKSFMKYYYLNRLNPENLIKESKQSAQEAIADIRIIPRQVKSILRNIEKNNIKIHIEDVKFSKLEKIITDLATQLSLSLVLAALLVGSSLIIASPNVNSNWWVKVLAFSGFVVSFLVGILLVVKIIRSQYIKK, from the coding sequence ATGAAGGTAAGTTATAGACATTTAAAAAGATATAAAGAAATAGTCCATATACTTTTAAAATATGGATTCAGTATTATTGTTGAAAAACTTAATATAGAAGGAGTAGCTTATAAAATTCCTATAACAAATCCACCAGCAGAGATAAAGAATATGACTACAGGTGAAAGGCTTAGAAAAGCATTTGAAGAATTAGGGCCTACGTATGTAAAATTAGGACAGATATTAAGCACGAGAAAAGATTTACTAGATCAAAGCATTATAAGTGAATTGGTAAAGCTAAGAGATAATGTGGAAGTGTTTGATACTGAAATTGCTATGAGCATATTAAAAGAAGAGATTAGTACGCCTATAGATAAAATTTTCGAAGAGTTTAATGAGACACCTATAGCAGCCGCATCTCTAGGGCAAGTTTATGAAGCAAAGTTAATTAGTGGAGAAAATGTAATAGTAAAAATCCAAAGGCCTAATGTTGAGCAGTTGATAAAATCGGATATAGAAATTTTAAAGTCTATTGCGTCTGCTCTAACGGATATAAAAAAAGATTTAAATATAGATGTACAAGGTATAGTTGAAGATTTTGAAACTCAGATTTTAAGAGAGTTAGATTATAACTTCGAAGCTATAAATGCTGTTAAGTTCCAAAATATGTTTTCTAATATAAATGAAGTTTATATACCTAAAGTATTTATGGATTATACTACTCAAAAAGTATTAGTACTAGAAAAAATAGTTGGAGTTAAGCTTAGTGACGTAAATAAAATGAAAAAACTAGGGTGGGATACGGAGAAAATAAGTGAAATAGGAATTAGATCTTTATTTAAACAAATTTTTGAATATGGATTTTTCCATGCAGATCCACATCCAGGAAATATATTTGTTATAAATGAAAATTGTATAGCGTATATAGATTTTGGAATGATTGGAATTATTGATAAGAAAATGTTAAATACATTAAATTCAATAACACTTGCAGCTGTGGATAGAAATATAGATAGAATAATATACTTACTGATGGAGTTAGATGTAATATCTTATGATACTAACTTAACTGGTCTAAGACAAGATTTACTTTATTTAATGCATTATTACTATGATGTTCCGATAGATAAATTAAGCTTGGGAGATATATTAAATGAAGTATTTAGATTTTGTAGAACATATAAGGCAGCGCTTCCGCCACAATTAGTATTATTAGGAAAAGCTCTTATTACCTTAGAGGGTACAGCTAGAGAATTAAATCCTAATTTTTCAATAACTGTTGCAGGGAAATCATTTATGAAGTATTACTACCTAAACAGGTTAAATCCTGAAAATTTAATAAAAGAATCAAAACAAAGCGCTCAAGAAGCTATTGCAGATATAAGGATAATTCCTAGACAAGTAAAATCTATTTTAAGAAATATAGAAAAAAACAATATTAAAATTCACATTGAAGATGTTAAATTCTCTAAATTAGAAAAAATAATAACAGATTTAGCAACTCAACTATCATTAAGTTTAGTGCTAGCTGCATTGTTAGTTGGATCCTCTTTAATAATAGCTTCGCCAAATGTAAATAGCAATTGGTGGGTTAAAGTACTTGCATTTTCAGGGTTTGTAGTTTCTTTTTTAGTAGGAATACTTTTAGTTGTGAAGATAATAAGATCACAATATATAAAAAAATAG
- a CDS encoding gamma carbonic anhydrase family protein, whose protein sequence is MIKGYKGNNPVIDSSVFIAESADIIGNVTIGKNSNVWYNVVIRGDENNIVIGENTNIQDGTVIHIEYNKDTVIGNNVTVGHKALIHGCTIGDNTLIGMGSIILGGVEIGEYTLVAAGSLIPPNKKIPSGVLVKGAPAQVVRELTEEEKQNLVNSALKYVETANNYK, encoded by the coding sequence ATGATTAAGGGGTATAAAGGAAATAATCCTGTAATCGATAGTAGTGTTTTTATAGCTGAATCAGCAGATATAATAGGAAATGTTACTATAGGAAAAAATTCTAATGTATGGTATAACGTAGTTATAAGAGGTGACGAGAATAATATAGTTATAGGTGAAAATACTAATATACAGGATGGAACTGTTATACATATAGAGTATAATAAAGATACTGTAATAGGAAATAACGTAACTGTTGGTCACAAAGCTCTTATACACGGATGTACAATAGGAGATAATACTTTAATAGGCATGGGATCTATAATACTAGGTGGTGTTGAAATCGGAGAATACACTTTAGTAGCTGCTGGAAGTCTGATTCCTCCTAATAAAAAAATACCATCTGGAGTGCTTGTAAAAGGAGCTCCAGCACAAGTTGTAAGAGAACTAACAGAAGAAGAAAAACAAAATCTTGTTAATTCTGCATTAAAATATGTAGAAACTGCAAATAATTATAAGTAG
- the scfB gene encoding thioether cross-link-forming SCIFF peptide maturase, whose product MDMIHKFSMHGYNIVLDVNGGAVHVVDEVAYNLLDHYKEKSLDEIISLLSETYTEDQIKEAYNEVKTLEEEGLLYTEDTYNHHPNFIDRKKVVKALCLHVAHDCNLKCKYCFAAQGDFGGAKELMSYEVGKKAIDYLIANSGNRRNLEIDFFGGEPLMNFEVVKQLVEYGRSIEKENNKNIRFTITTNGILLDDEKIEYINEHMHNVVLSLDGRKDVNDRMRPTLNDKGSYDIIMPKFKKLVESRPKDKYYYIRGTFTRDNLDFSEDVLHFADEGFELTSVEPVVDDESNPFALREEDLETVFNEYEKLAVKYSDRLLNGDKFKFFHFMIDLNQGPCVIKRITGCGAGNEYLAITPEGDMYPCHQFVGKEEFKLANINDEEIVIPRELTDKFKNSHVYSKEDCKKCWNKFYCSGGCHANAMNFNGDVMKPYELGCEMQKKRTECSIMIQARLMIEGK is encoded by the coding sequence ATGGATATGATACATAAATTTTCAATGCACGGGTATAATATAGTTTTAGATGTAAACGGTGGAGCTGTTCATGTTGTTGATGAAGTTGCATATAACCTATTAGACCACTATAAAGAGAAATCTCTAGATGAGATAATAAGTTTATTAAGTGAAACTTATACAGAAGATCAAATAAAAGAAGCTTATAATGAAGTAAAAACATTAGAAGAAGAAGGTTTGTTGTATACAGAAGACACATACAATCATCACCCTAATTTTATAGATAGAAAAAAAGTAGTCAAAGCCTTATGCTTACATGTGGCTCATGATTGTAACTTAAAATGTAAGTACTGTTTTGCTGCGCAAGGAGATTTTGGTGGAGCTAAAGAATTAATGAGTTATGAAGTAGGTAAAAAAGCAATAGATTACTTAATAGCTAATTCTGGAAATAGAAGAAACTTAGAGATAGACTTCTTTGGTGGAGAGCCTCTAATGAATTTTGAAGTTGTAAAACAACTTGTTGAATACGGAAGAAGTATAGAAAAAGAAAATAATAAAAATATAAGATTTACAATAACTACAAATGGAATATTATTAGATGATGAAAAAATAGAGTACATAAATGAACATATGCATAATGTAGTTTTAAGTTTAGATGGAAGAAAAGATGTTAATGATAGAATGAGACCTACATTAAATGACAAAGGTAGTTATGATATAATAATGCCTAAGTTTAAAAAATTAGTTGAAAGTAGACCTAAAGACAAATATTACTACATAAGAGGAACTTTCACTAGAGACAATTTAGATTTCTCAGAAGATGTGCTTCATTTTGCTGATGAGGGATTTGAATTAACATCTGTAGAGCCTGTTGTGGATGATGAAAGCAATCCATTTGCACTTAGAGAAGAAGATTTAGAGACAGTATTTAATGAATATGAAAAATTAGCAGTTAAATACTCTGATAGATTATTAAATGGAGACAAGTTCAAGTTCTTCCACTTTATGATAGATTTAAATCAAGGACCTTGTGTAATAAAGAGAATAACTGGATGTGGAGCAGGTAATGAATATTTAGCTATAACTCCTGAGGGAGATATGTATCCATGTCATCAGTTTGTTGGAAAAGAAGAGTTTAAATTAGCTAATATAAATGATGAAGAAATAGTAATACCTAGAGAATTAACAGATAAATTCAAAAATTCTCATGTGTACAGTAAGGAAGATTGTAAGAAGTGTTGGAATAAATTCTACTGTTCAGGCGGATGTCATGCAAATGCTATGAACTTTAATGGCGATGTAATGAAACCTTATGAATTAGGTTGTGAAATGCAAAAGAAACGTACAGAATGTTCTATAATGATACAAGCAAGATTAATGATAGAAGGGAAATAG
- the scfA gene encoding six-cysteine ranthipeptide SCIFF, which translates to MEKKHIKTLSKATLKESAAKGGCGECQTSCQSACKTSCTVANQECER; encoded by the coding sequence ATGGAAAAGAAGCATATAAAAACTTTATCTAAAGCTACTTTAAAAGAAAGTGCGGCAAAAGGTGGATGTGGAGAATGTCAAACATCTTGTCAATCTGCTTGTAAAACTTCTTGTACAGTTGCAAATCAAGAGTGCGAAAGATAG
- a CDS encoding TIGR04086 family membrane protein has translation MEKSNSIFKGLGYAYIITLICLLTYNGLLTFTNMSGDSIAMAASVITTASAAFGGFYASKKIKEKGLLYGILVGLLYIVCLMVVVFLAKDSFVFEITSIYKVLLTSLAGGIGGVLGVNFK, from the coding sequence ATGGAAAAATCAAATAGCATATTTAAAGGACTCGGATATGCGTACATAATAACATTAATTTGTTTACTAACTTACAATGGACTACTTACTTTTACTAATATGTCAGGAGATAGTATAGCTATGGCTGCTTCTGTTATAACTACAGCTTCTGCTGCATTTGGAGGATTTTATGCATCTAAAAAAATAAAAGAAAAAGGTCTTTTATATGGTATATTAGTTGGACTACTTTACATAGTGTGTTTAATGGTAGTTGTATTTTTAGCTAAAGATTCTTTTGTGTTTGAGATTACATCTATATATAAAGTATTATTGACATCACTTGCAGGTGGAATAGGTGGAGTTTTAGGGGTAAACTTTAAATAA
- the yajC gene encoding preprotein translocase subunit YajC, with translation MPQAVVGILMWVVFFAIFYFFLIRPQKKKDKQLKEMRESLDVGAKVVTIGGIVANVAKVEEDVVILEIGPSRTKVPFEKWAIASTESKEK, from the coding sequence ATGCCTCAAGCAGTAGTAGGAATACTTATGTGGGTTGTATTTTTTGCAATTTTTTATTTCTTCTTAATAAGACCACAAAAGAAAAAAGACAAGCAACTTAAAGAAATGAGAGAAAGCTTAGATGTAGGTGCTAAAGTTGTCACAATAGGTGGTATAGTAGCTAATGTAGCTAAGGTTGAAGAAGATGTTGTTATATTAGAAATAGGGCCTAGTAGAACAAAAGTACCATTTGAAAAATGGGCTATAGCTTCTACAGAATCAAAAGAAAAATAA
- the tgt gene encoding tRNA guanosine(34) transglycosylase Tgt: MSAVRYELIKTCKQSGARLGRLHTPHGVIETPIFMPVGTQATVKSMTPEELKEIGSQIILSNTYHLYMRPGHDLVKEAGGLHKFMNWDKPILTDSGGFQVFSLGPLRKITEEGVHFRSHIDGSKHFISPEKAMEIQNALGSDIMMAFDECAPYPADRDYVKNSLERTTRWLERCKEAHKNTENQALFGIIQGGMYKDLREQSAREVLALDLPGYAVGGLSVGEPKDLMYEVLDYTVPLMPEDKPRYLMGVGSPDDLIEGVIRGIDMFDCVLPTRIARNGTAMTSEGKVVVRNAKYARDFGPLDPNCDCYCCRNYTRAYIRHLVKANEILAARLITTHNLHFLLDLMKQVRQAIMEDRLLDFRKEFFQKYGYEL; the protein is encoded by the coding sequence ATGAGTGCAGTAAGATATGAACTTATAAAAACTTGTAAGCAAAGTGGAGCAAGATTAGGAAGATTACACACTCCTCACGGAGTAATAGAAACACCAATATTTATGCCAGTTGGTACTCAAGCAACTGTAAAATCTATGACACCAGAAGAATTAAAAGAAATAGGGTCTCAAATTATTTTAAGTAATACGTATCATTTATATATGAGACCAGGTCATGATTTAGTTAAAGAAGCTGGAGGGCTTCATAAATTTATGAACTGGGATAAGCCTATACTTACAGATAGTGGAGGATTCCAAGTATTTAGCTTAGGGCCACTTAGAAAAATAACTGAAGAAGGAGTTCACTTTAGATCTCATATAGATGGATCAAAGCACTTTATAAGTCCAGAAAAAGCTATGGAAATACAAAATGCATTAGGGTCAGATATAATGATGGCATTTGATGAGTGTGCTCCATACCCAGCTGATAGAGACTATGTAAAAAATTCTTTAGAAAGAACTACTAGATGGTTAGAAAGATGTAAAGAAGCTCATAAAAATACAGAAAATCAAGCTCTATTTGGAATAATCCAAGGAGGAATGTACAAAGATTTAAGAGAACAATCAGCAAGAGAAGTTCTAGCTTTAGACTTACCAGGATATGCTGTTGGAGGATTAAGTGTTGGAGAGCCAAAAGATCTTATGTATGAAGTGTTAGATTATACAGTACCTTTAATGCCTGAAGATAAACCTAGATATTTAATGGGAGTAGGAAGTCCTGATGACTTAATAGAAGGTGTTATAAGAGGAATAGATATGTTTGACTGTGTATTACCTACTCGTATAGCTAGAAATGGTACAGCTATGACAAGTGAAGGTAAAGTAGTTGTTAGAAATGCAAAATATGCAAGAGATTTTGGACCATTAGATCCAAATTGTGATTGTTATTGTTGTAGAAATTATACAAGAGCATATATAAGACATTTAGTTAAAGCTAATGAAATTTTAGCGGCTAGACTTATAACTACTCATAACTTACATTTCTTACTAGATTTAATGAAGCAAGTAAGACAAGCGATAATGGAAGATAGATTATTAGATTTCAGAAAAGAATTTTTCCAAAAATATGGCTATGAATTATAA
- a CDS encoding phosphate-starvation-inducible PsiE family protein yields MKKLAEKSLALKIAYIFESLLAMVVLLAVFLGTIDVLRMIWHSYIVEYRTPVQYAQFNDLLGQILLLVIGVELVVMLSLHIPGALIEVLLYAIARKLLLLPKSEGMLELLLGIMAIAGLFAIRKYLLTDDNSTMNVTSIHYEECEDEDCDCHKRNLEKALKNENKQ; encoded by the coding sequence ATGAAAAAACTAGCTGAAAAAAGTTTAGCACTTAAAATTGCATATATATTTGAATCACTGTTAGCTATGGTTGTGCTGCTTGCGGTATTTTTAGGAACAATAGATGTATTAAGAATGATATGGCATTCGTATATTGTTGAATATAGAACTCCGGTACAATATGCTCAGTTTAATGATTTGTTAGGACAAATATTACTGTTAGTCATAGGTGTAGAGTTAGTAGTAATGCTTTCATTACATATTCCAGGGGCGCTAATTGAAGTACTATTGTATGCAATAGCTAGAAAGTTACTATTATTGCCTAAGAGTGAGGGTATGTTAGAGTTATTACTTGGAATTATGGCTATAGCCGGTCTATTTGCAATAAGAAAGTATTTGTTAACTGATGACAATAGCACAATGAATGTAACCAGTATTCATTATGAAGAATGTGAAGATGAAGATTGTGATTGCCATAAGCGAAATTTAGAAAAAGCATTGAAAAATGAAAATAAACAATAG
- the queA gene encoding tRNA preQ1(34) S-adenosylmethionine ribosyltransferase-isomerase QueA encodes MKTSDFYFDLPEELIAQTPLEDRSNSRLMVLDRKTGDVEHKIFKDVIDYLNPGDCLVLNNTRVIPARLIGEKVDTGGKIEFLLLKRTEKDVWQALVKPGKRAKIGTKFSFGNGKLIGEVVGLAEEGSRLVKFYYEGIFEEVLDELGNMPLPPYITERLEERERYQTVYSKHNGSAAAPTAGLHFTNELLESIKAKGIDIAFVTLHVGLGTFRPVKVDDVLAHEMHSEYYMVDKEAAEKINRAKKNGNKVICVGTTSCRTVESASNENGEIVESSGWTNIFIYPGYKFKVVDRLITNFHLPESTLIMLVSALVSKDAVLNAYNTAVKEKYRFFSFGDAMIIK; translated from the coding sequence TTGAAAACTAGTGATTTTTACTTTGACCTACCAGAAGAATTAATAGCTCAAACACCGCTAGAGGATAGATCTAACTCTAGACTTATGGTTTTAGATAGAAAAACGGGAGATGTTGAGCACAAAATATTTAAAGATGTTATAGATTATCTGAATCCAGGAGATTGTTTAGTTCTTAATAATACAAGAGTTATACCAGCTAGACTTATAGGAGAAAAAGTTGATACTGGAGGGAAAATAGAATTTCTTTTATTAAAAAGAACAGAAAAAGATGTATGGCAAGCTTTAGTAAAACCGGGAAAAAGAGCTAAAATAGGAACAAAATTTTCTTTCGGAAATGGAAAACTTATAGGTGAGGTTGTAGGGCTTGCAGAAGAAGGTTCTAGATTAGTTAAATTTTACTATGAAGGAATATTTGAAGAAGTACTAGATGAATTAGGAAATATGCCGCTACCTCCATATATAACAGAAAGATTAGAAGAAAGAGAAAGATACCAAACTGTATATTCAAAACATAATGGATCTGCAGCTGCGCCTACAGCAGGACTTCATTTCACCAATGAATTACTAGAAAGTATAAAAGCAAAAGGAATCGATATAGCTTTTGTAACATTACATGTAGGGCTTGGAACTTTTAGACCTGTAAAAGTTGATGATGTATTAGCACATGAAATGCACTCTGAATACTATATGGTTGATAAAGAAGCTGCTGAGAAAATTAATAGAGCGAAAAAGAATGGAAATAAAGTTATATGTGTTGGGACTACTAGTTGTAGAACTGTAGAATCAGCAAGTAACGAAAATGGAGAAATTGTAGAGTCTAGTGGATGGACGAATATATTTATATATCCAGGGTATAAGTTTAAGGTAGTAGATAGACTAATAACGAATTTCCACTTACCAGAATCTACTTTAATAATGTTAGTAAGTGCATTAGTTTCAAAAGATGCTGTTTTAAATGCATATAATACAGCAGTTAAAGAAAAATATAGATTCTTTAGTTTTGGAGATGCAATGATAATTAAATAA
- the ruvB gene encoding Holliday junction branch migration DNA helicase RuvB, giving the protein MFEDENRIITSSMQNEDVDIENNLRPKSLDDYLGQNKAKELLKIFIEAAKARNEQLDHVLLYGPPGLGKTTLASIIASEMGVNLRITSGPAIERAGDLAAILTNLNENDVLFIDEVHRISRTVEEVLYSAMEDYCLDIIIGKGPSARSIRLDLPKFTLIGATTKAGMLTNPLRDRFGVICKLDYYTVEELAQIVIRSSAILGAEIQIGGATEIARRSRGTPRIANRLLKRVRDYAQVRADGNITDEVANDALELLGVDSLGLDYVDEKLLVTIIEKFKGGPVGLDTLAASIGEDRNTIEDVYEPYLLQLGFINRGPRGRIAMPLAYEHLNILYPKEK; this is encoded by the coding sequence ATGTTTGAAGATGAAAATAGAATTATAACATCATCTATGCAAAATGAAGATGTAGATATAGAAAATAATTTAAGGCCAAAGAGTCTAGATGATTATTTAGGACAAAATAAAGCAAAAGAGTTATTGAAAATATTTATAGAGGCAGCAAAAGCTAGAAATGAACAGTTAGACCATGTTTTACTATATGGGCCACCAGGGCTTGGAAAAACAACACTTGCATCTATAATAGCTAGTGAGATGGGAGTTAATCTTAGAATAACATCAGGGCCTGCTATAGAAAGAGCTGGAGACTTAGCAGCTATACTTACAAACTTAAATGAAAATGATGTTTTATTTATAGATGAGGTTCATAGAATAAGTAGAACAGTTGAAGAAGTTTTATACTCTGCAATGGAAGATTACTGTTTAGATATAATTATAGGTAAAGGACCATCTGCGAGAAGTATACGACTTGATTTACCTAAATTTACATTAATTGGAGCAACTACAAAAGCAGGTATGCTAACAAACCCGTTAAGAGATAGATTTGGAGTTATATGTAAACTAGATTACTATACAGTTGAAGAACTTGCTCAAATCGTAATAAGATCCTCTGCCATTTTAGGAGCTGAAATTCAAATAGGAGGGGCAACCGAGATTGCAAGAAGGTCTAGAGGTACTCCAAGAATTGCAAATAGATTACTAAAAAGAGTTAGAGACTATGCACAAGTTAGAGCTGATGGAAATATAACTGATGAAGTTGCAAATGATGCTTTAGAATTGTTAGGAGTAGATAGCTTAGGACTTGACTATGTTGATGAAAAATTGCTAGTTACAATAATTGAAAAGTTTAAGGGTGGGCCAGTAGGATTAGATACATTGGCAGCATCTATTGGTGAAGATAGAAATACTATAGAGGATGTGTATGAACCATATTTACTTCAATTAGGATTTATAAATAGAGGGCCTAGAGGAAGGATTGCTATGCCTCTTGCATATGAACATTTGAATATTCTTTATCCAAAAGAAAAATAG